From Rutidosis leptorrhynchoides isolate AG116_Rl617_1_P2 chromosome 3, CSIRO_AGI_Rlap_v1, whole genome shotgun sequence, a single genomic window includes:
- the LOC139900938 gene encoding uncharacterized protein: MTVVEGVKETWMTPYLRYLHDRGLPIDNAEARRIRVTAPMYEVINGALYRKSYNGPLLRCLTKDESLKIVKEMHEGRHGTVQRLPKYDLIPVSSAWPFCKWAIDIVGPFNKSTVEVTNKEIVARIKARLGLSQTGWVDELPNVLWAHRTTPKRSTGETPFSLIYGTEAVIPVEICVPIQRIMAFDIEANSEV, translated from the exons ATGACGGTAGTTGAAGGTGTCAaagaaacttggatgactccatatTTAAGGTATTTGCATGACAGAGGGTTACCCATTGACAATGCGGAAGCCAGAAGGATAAGAGTAACGGCACCAATGTATGAAGTGATTAATGGCGCTCTTTATCGAAAGTCTTACAATGGTCCTCTGTTAAGGTGTTTAACCAAAGATGAATCATTAAAGATAGTCAAGGAgatgcatgaagga AGACATGGGACAGTTCAGCGTCTcccaaagtatgacttgataccagTGTCATCTGCTTGGCCGTTCTGCAAGTGGGCGATAGATATTGTGGGACCATTCAATAAAAGCACG GTGGAGGTTACCAACAAAGAAATTGTTGCTCGCATTAAGGCACGGTTAGGATTAAGTCAAACTGGTTGGGTGGACGAACTGCCAAATGTGCTATGGGCACACCGGACAActccaaagcggagcacgggggaaacaccctTCAGTCTGATATACGGTACAGAAGCAGTAATACCAGTCGAAATATGTGTCCCAAtacaacgcattatggcatttgatattGAAGCTAATTCTGAAGTATAA